From Minwuia thermotolerans, the proteins below share one genomic window:
- a CDS encoding DUF1127 domain-containing protein: MTYELMTERLGASARGAFLLSEIAGAACSALERLRERLKRAAARRSERHELLSLPAHQLRDLGLDRMHLDAGLVFRRDW, translated from the coding sequence ATGACTTACGAACTGATGACCGAACGGCTGGGCGCGAGCGCCCGCGGCGCCTTCCTGCTGTCCGAAATCGCCGGTGCGGCCTGCAGCGCCCTCGAGCGGTTGCGCGAGCGCCTGAAACGGGCCGCTGCCCGGCGCAGCGAGCGCCATGAACTGCTGTCGCTGCCGGCCCACCAGCTGCGGGATCTGGGGCTGGACCGGATGCATCTGGACGCGGGCCTGGTCTTCCGGCGGGACTGGTAG
- a CDS encoding diiron oxygenase: protein MYYHNYTYADTLAASARVNWQVEDIINDGKRLDFSRRFMPEALARVEPLTMLSDDERRILNQVRGNAYLGIFGLVEEFILPFVMDHARPQLDVDDHQTRAMLQFATEEAKHIHLFKRFAAAFEAGFGTRCDLIGPPSAVAEFVFGHPPLAVALTILHIEWMTQRHYVESVRDDLDLDPLFRSLLRHHWMEEAQHAKLDTLMVETIAAGLDEAGIEAGVQGYAAIGAFLDEGLRQQTVFDLDAFERASGRKLEWPEREEIAEQQHQANRWTYLGSGMSHPNFLATVGHLSPAAREQIEEMAPTFC, encoded by the coding sequence ATGTACTACCACAACTACACCTACGCCGACACGCTGGCCGCCTCGGCGCGCGTGAACTGGCAGGTCGAGGACATCATCAATGACGGCAAGCGCCTCGACTTTTCGCGCCGTTTCATGCCGGAGGCGCTGGCGCGGGTCGAACCGCTGACCATGCTGAGCGACGACGAGCGGCGCATCCTCAACCAGGTCCGGGGCAATGCGTATCTCGGCATCTTCGGCCTGGTCGAGGAGTTCATCCTGCCCTTCGTGATGGACCACGCTCGTCCGCAGCTCGACGTCGACGACCACCAGACCCGCGCGATGCTGCAGTTCGCCACCGAGGAGGCGAAGCACATCCACCTGTTCAAGCGCTTCGCCGCGGCCTTCGAGGCCGGCTTCGGGACGCGCTGCGACCTCATCGGCCCGCCCTCGGCAGTCGCCGAGTTCGTCTTCGGTCACCCGCCGCTCGCGGTGGCGCTGACCATCCTGCATATCGAGTGGATGACCCAGCGCCACTACGTCGAGAGCGTGCGCGACGACCTGGATCTCGATCCGCTGTTCCGCAGCCTGCTGCGCCATCACTGGATGGAAGAGGCCCAGCACGCGAAGCTCGACACGCTGATGGTCGAAACCATCGCCGCCGGCCTCGACGAGGCGGGTATCGAGGCGGGCGTGCAGGGCTACGCCGCCATCGGCGCCTTCCTGGACGAAGGGCTGCGTCAGCAGACGGTCTTCGACCTGGACGCCTTCGAACGCGCCAGCGGCCGCAAGCTGGAATGGCCCGAGCGCGAGGAGATCGCCGAGCAGCAGCATCAGGCCAACCGCTGGACCTATCTCGGCTCCGGCATGAGCCACCCGAACTTCCTCGCCACGGTCGGCCATCTGAGCCCGGCGGCGCGCGAGCAGATCGAGGAAATGGCCCCGACCTTCTGCTGA
- a CDS encoding LLM class flavin-dependent oxidoreductase: MAKIGYLLPTRERVMEGRHETAPLLALAERAEGLGFDSLWAGDSLLARPRHEPLTLLAAVAARTAKAELGTAVLLPALRNPVILAHMAATVDRISEGRLILGVGIATDVPNVRAEFAAAGVPFEKRVGRMMEGLRLCRALWSGEDTKWEGRWDVAGGALGPTPHREGGPPIWGAASAPAGLKRTARGFDGWFPIGPTPDVLAERWADVRGLAREAGRNPDDITFAVYLTLAIDEDPAAADRRIDAYLENYYGQPGPVMRRLQACFGGDAAGAADWLRSYADAGASHIVLRLVGDHECQMDQVAAIRQRLGW, from the coding sequence ATGGCGAAGATCGGCTATCTGCTGCCGACGCGGGAACGGGTCATGGAAGGGCGGCACGAGACGGCTCCGCTGCTGGCGCTGGCGGAGCGCGCCGAGGGTCTCGGTTTCGATTCGCTCTGGGCCGGGGACAGCCTGCTGGCGCGGCCCCGCCATGAACCGCTGACCCTGCTTGCCGCCGTTGCGGCACGGACGGCGAAGGCCGAGCTGGGCACCGCCGTGCTGCTGCCGGCGCTGCGCAACCCGGTGATCCTGGCGCACATGGCGGCCACCGTGGACCGCATCAGCGAGGGCCGGCTGATCCTGGGCGTCGGCATCGCCACGGACGTGCCCAATGTCCGCGCCGAGTTCGCCGCCGCCGGCGTGCCGTTCGAGAAACGCGTCGGCCGCATGATGGAAGGGCTCCGGCTCTGCCGCGCGCTCTGGTCGGGCGAGGACACGAAATGGGAGGGCCGCTGGGACGTCGCCGGCGGCGCGCTCGGGCCGACGCCCCACCGCGAGGGCGGCCCGCCGATCTGGGGCGCGGCCTCGGCGCCGGCCGGACTGAAGCGCACGGCCCGCGGTTTCGATGGCTGGTTCCCCATCGGTCCGACGCCCGATGTGCTGGCCGAGCGCTGGGCGGACGTCCGCGGACTGGCCCGGGAAGCCGGGCGGAACCCGGACGACATCACCTTCGCCGTCTACCTGACGCTGGCCATCGACGAGGACCCGGCCGCCGCCGACCGGCGGATCGACGCCTATCTGGAGAACTACTATGGCCAGCCGGGTCCGGTAATGCGCCGGCTCCAGGCCTGCTTCGGCGGCGACGCAGCCGGCGCGGCGGACTGGCTGCGATCCTATGCCGACGCCGGCGCGAGCCACATCGTGCTGCGGCTGGTCGGCGACCACGAATGCCAGATGGATCAGGTCGCCGCCATCCGCCAGCGGCTGGGCTGGTAG
- a CDS encoding BTAD domain-containing putative transcriptional regulator gives MSRGLELQCLGRLELRRDGEVLPLPRSRKTRALLGYLALTDRRYSRDRLVSLFWSVPDDPRGALRWSLSKLRVALDEPDRRRVLADRDTVALDLSDADVDVIRLRDLVDAGLGDVKTETLLAAVEAFEGELFAGLDLPDSHEFQFWLVSARESAAGIRAKLDRELLRRFADDPACGLPHARALVDFDPYDQEAQGALISALWRMGETARAEAQYRQILRELEQEGIDAAALRNAWNDRNARRIIAASPAASDAPEAASRAGPAEVVGVAEPPAAEEAASILRRPAVAVLPFDDMSGDPDKAYFADGITEEIITALSQWRWFPVIARTSTFAYRGRNLPVEDVGRQLGARYVVQGSVRRAGARVRVVAQLIDAESGLSIWGQRYDREISDIFELQDDIATQIVVEIEPEVARAERKRAERRKPESLDVWDLNLRALASIDRGGPRDLQRALETLDRSLEIEPHSSYTHALRAYALYNRSLINWTDDPVSAAGRVMDAARQAVELDDKNWLGHALLGISTMWRLRDYDGASAAEERALALNPTAPLAHQFLGCVRNFDGRPAEALPHLASSLKLNPGPSSATLLLADMSLSHLLVGDLDQSVTYARRAISRYWGNTRAWERLAAALGLQGRTAEAAEAFQQIVGRGGMPGPEYFTTTYPFRTDEHRDRLLGGLSEAGLTL, from the coding sequence ATGAGCAGGGGATTGGAACTGCAGTGTCTCGGGCGTCTGGAACTCAGGCGCGACGGAGAGGTATTGCCACTGCCGCGTTCGCGCAAGACCCGGGCGTTGCTCGGCTATCTGGCGCTGACCGACCGGCGTTACAGCCGCGACCGGCTGGTTTCGCTCTTCTGGTCCGTTCCCGATGACCCCAGAGGCGCGCTGCGCTGGAGTCTCAGCAAGCTTCGTGTCGCTCTCGACGAGCCCGACCGCCGGCGGGTTCTGGCCGACCGCGACACGGTCGCGCTCGACCTTTCCGATGCGGATGTCGATGTCATCCGGCTGCGTGACCTGGTCGATGCCGGACTGGGCGACGTGAAGACGGAGACGTTGCTGGCGGCGGTGGAAGCCTTCGAAGGCGAGCTGTTCGCGGGGCTCGACCTGCCGGATTCGCACGAGTTCCAGTTCTGGCTGGTTTCGGCGCGGGAAAGCGCCGCGGGCATCCGCGCGAAGCTCGACCGCGAACTGCTGCGGCGTTTCGCCGACGACCCGGCCTGCGGGCTGCCGCACGCGCGGGCGCTGGTCGATTTCGATCCCTATGACCAGGAGGCGCAGGGAGCGTTGATCTCGGCGCTATGGCGGATGGGCGAGACGGCGCGCGCGGAGGCGCAGTACCGGCAGATCCTGCGGGAACTGGAGCAGGAGGGTATCGACGCTGCCGCTCTGCGGAACGCCTGGAACGACCGGAACGCCCGCCGGATCATTGCTGCGTCGCCTGCCGCCTCCGATGCGCCGGAAGCGGCATCGCGTGCCGGGCCGGCTGAGGTTGTCGGCGTCGCCGAGCCCCCCGCGGCCGAGGAGGCTGCGTCCATCCTGCGCCGGCCCGCCGTCGCCGTGCTGCCCTTCGACGACATGTCCGGCGATCCCGACAAGGCGTATTTCGCCGATGGCATCACCGAGGAGATCATCACCGCCCTGTCGCAGTGGCGGTGGTTCCCCGTCATTGCCCGCACCTCGACCTTCGCCTATCGCGGGCGGAACCTGCCGGTCGAGGATGTCGGGCGGCAACTCGGCGCGCGCTATGTGGTCCAGGGCAGCGTCCGCCGCGCCGGCGCACGCGTCCGGGTCGTGGCGCAGCTCATCGACGCCGAGTCGGGCCTTTCGATCTGGGGCCAGCGCTACGACCGGGAGATCAGCGACATCTTCGAACTGCAGGACGATATCGCCACGCAGATCGTGGTCGAGATCGAGCCCGAGGTCGCCCGGGCGGAACGCAAGCGCGCGGAGCGCCGCAAGCCGGAGTCGCTCGACGTCTGGGATCTGAACCTCCGGGCGCTGGCCAGCATCGACCGTGGCGGACCGCGCGACCTGCAGCGCGCGCTCGAGACGCTGGACCGCAGTCTGGAGATCGAGCCGCACAGCAGCTACACGCACGCGCTCCGGGCCTATGCGCTCTACAACCGCTCCCTGATCAACTGGACTGACGATCCGGTCAGCGCCGCCGGTCGGGTCATGGATGCGGCCCGGCAGGCGGTGGAGCTGGACGACAAGAACTGGCTGGGTCACGCCCTGCTCGGCATTTCGACGATGTGGCGGTTGCGCGATTACGACGGGGCGAGCGCGGCCGAGGAGCGGGCGCTCGCGCTCAACCCAACCGCGCCGCTGGCGCATCAGTTCCTGGGCTGCGTGCGCAATTTCGATGGCCGTCCGGCCGAGGCGCTGCCGCATCTGGCCTCGTCGTTGAAGCTCAATCCGGGGCCCAGCTCGGCCACGCTGCTGCTGGCCGACATGTCGCTTTCGCATTTGCTGGTCGGCGACCTCGACCAGTCCGTCACCTATGCCCGGCGGGCGATCAGCCGCTACTGGGGCAACACCCGCGCCTGGGAGCGGCTGGCGGCGGCGCTCGGCCTCCAGGGGCGCACGGCGGAGGCGGCCGAAGCCTTCCAGCAGATCGTCGGCCGGGGCGGCATGCCGGGCCCCGAATATTTCACCACGACCTATCCCTTCCGCACGGACGAGCACCGCGACAGGCTGCTGGGCGGCCTTTCCGAAGCAGGCCTGACGCTCTGA
- a CDS encoding OsmC family protein, with protein MADTTQSMDLINGIDIAALAGVAEAVAADPAEGKVGFRVTTDWCGATASETRIEGFELAGKHVPRNFTVRVDEPTELLGGDSAPNPQEYLMTALNACIMVGYIAGASMRGIRLDSVEIETTGELDLRGFLGLDPQVPAGYEVLRYTVRIKGDGTPEQFREIHENVLATSPNYFNVTRPVPVEATLEIAG; from the coding sequence ATGGCTGACACCACACAGAGCATGGACCTGATCAACGGCATCGACATCGCGGCCCTGGCCGGGGTCGCCGAGGCCGTCGCCGCCGACCCCGCGGAGGGCAAGGTGGGCTTCCGCGTCACCACCGACTGGTGCGGCGCCACGGCGAGCGAGACCCGTATCGAGGGCTTCGAGCTGGCCGGCAAGCATGTGCCGCGGAACTTCACCGTTCGCGTCGACGAGCCGACGGAACTGCTGGGCGGCGACAGCGCGCCGAACCCGCAGGAGTATCTGATGACCGCCTTGAACGCCTGCATCATGGTCGGCTACATCGCCGGCGCCTCGATGCGGGGCATCCGTCTCGACAGCGTCGAGATCGAGACGACCGGCGAACTCGACCTGCGCGGCTTCCTCGGTCTCGATCCCCAGGTGCCGGCCGGCTACGAGGTCTTGCGCTACACGGTCCGGATCAAGGGCGACGGCACCCCGGAGCAGTTCCGGGAGATCCACGAGAACGTGCTGGCGACCTCGCCCAACTACTTCAATGTGACCCGTCCTGTCCCGGTCGAGGCCACCCTGGAAATCGCCGGCTGA
- a CDS encoding AMP-binding protein, whose product MGEWFAKRRIGDLPKRAAALWGGRLALVHEGRRFTYGEFDREVDRVAKGLMGLGVQAGEKVAVWMTNCPEFMFLTYAVTKVGAVLVPLNTRYRTADLGYAVGQSDSVMMIAVERSGPVDYREMMAACLAGYSRDGDRISHPEYPKLRQTVMLGAPLEHGLGWDDLIAAGEAVSDEQLSARAAAVDPDAPWVIAYTSGTTGNPKGVLHNHICLRMIQERALLWSYAERDIHLCYLPLFHLYGLSEAALVAIMTGAAMVMTTAFDPDEAIGLVESERVTVLHGFDTHYADLLAAKKRTGADTSSLRLATFPSGVENSIPVARRTEKELCHVVSGYGMSETWAYITSSRLMDPMAMRTDASGVPMPDIQVDIVDPETGEPSAIDAPGEIRVRGYSVMMGYYNKPEATAESYDADGRFCTGDMALMRGDGYMRFMGRYKDMLKVGGENVSPAEVEAYLMELSGVEQAAVVGQPDPRLAEVPVAFIVPERGANLTETSVIEHCKGRIASYKIPRRVIFTDGLPMTPSGKIQKFKLRAQLDA is encoded by the coding sequence ATGGGCGAATGGTTCGCGAAGCGGCGCATCGGCGATCTGCCGAAACGCGCCGCGGCGCTCTGGGGCGGGCGTCTCGCGCTGGTTCACGAAGGCCGGCGCTTCACCTACGGGGAATTCGACCGGGAGGTCGACCGGGTCGCGAAGGGACTGATGGGTCTCGGCGTCCAGGCCGGCGAGAAGGTCGCGGTCTGGATGACCAACTGTCCGGAGTTCATGTTCCTGACCTACGCGGTGACGAAGGTCGGCGCCGTGCTGGTGCCGCTCAACACCCGCTACCGCACGGCCGATCTGGGCTATGCGGTGGGACAGTCCGACAGCGTGATGATGATCGCGGTGGAGCGTTCGGGGCCGGTCGACTATCGCGAGATGATGGCGGCCTGCCTCGCCGGCTACAGCCGCGACGGCGACCGGATCAGCCATCCCGAATACCCGAAGCTGCGCCAGACGGTGATGCTGGGCGCGCCGCTGGAGCACGGACTCGGCTGGGACGATCTGATCGCGGCCGGGGAGGCGGTGAGCGACGAACAGCTTTCCGCCCGTGCGGCGGCCGTCGACCCGGACGCGCCCTGGGTCATCGCCTACACCTCCGGCACCACCGGCAATCCGAAGGGCGTGCTGCACAACCACATCTGCCTGCGCATGATTCAGGAGCGCGCACTGCTCTGGAGCTACGCCGAGCGCGACATCCACCTCTGCTACCTGCCGCTGTTTCACCTCTACGGGCTGAGCGAGGCGGCCCTCGTCGCGATCATGACCGGCGCGGCCATGGTGATGACCACGGCCTTCGATCCCGACGAGGCCATCGGCCTGGTGGAGAGCGAGCGAGTCACGGTGCTGCACGGCTTCGACACTCATTACGCCGACCTGCTGGCGGCGAAGAAGCGGACGGGCGCCGACACTTCCAGCCTGCGGCTCGCCACGTTCCCGAGCGGTGTCGAGAACTCGATTCCCGTCGCGCGGCGCACCGAGAAGGAGCTTTGCCACGTGGTCAGCGGCTACGGCATGAGCGAAACCTGGGCCTACATCACGTCCTCGCGGCTGATGGACCCGATGGCGATGCGCACCGACGCTTCCGGCGTGCCCATGCCGGACATTCAGGTCGACATCGTCGACCCGGAGACGGGCGAGCCGAGCGCCATCGACGCCCCCGGCGAGATCCGGGTGCGCGGCTACTCGGTCATGATGGGCTACTACAACAAGCCCGAGGCGACGGCGGAGTCCTACGACGCCGACGGGCGGTTCTGCACCGGCGACATGGCGCTGATGCGCGGCGACGGCTACATGCGCTTCATGGGCCGCTACAAGGACATGCTGAAGGTCGGCGGGGAAAACGTCTCCCCGGCCGAGGTCGAGGCCTATCTGATGGAGCTTTCGGGCGTCGAGCAGGCGGCGGTCGTCGGCCAGCCCGATCCGCGGCTGGCGGAGGTGCCGGTCGCCTTCATCGTCCCCGAACGGGGGGCCAACCTGACCGAGACGTCGGTGATCGAGCACTGCAAGGGCCGGATCGCCAGCTACAAGATCCCGCGGCGGGTGATCTTCACTGACGGCCTGCCGATGACGCCGTCGGGCAAGATCCAGAAATTCAAGCTCCGCGCCCAGCTCGACGCCTGA